In the Caviibacter abscessus genome, CCATTCCTAATGCCAATAGAGGATGTAATGACAATAACAGGAAGAGGAACAGTAGTAACAGGAAGAATTGAAAGAGGAATAGTAAAGGTTGGAGAAGAAGTAGAGATAGTAGGGATAAAGGATACAGCGAAAACAACAGTAACAGGGATAGAAATGTTTAGAAAACTGTTAGATCAAGGAGAAGCAGGAGATAATGTAGGAGCATTATTA is a window encoding:
- a CDS encoding EF-Tu/IF-2/RF-3 family GTPase, which produces PFLMPIEDVMTITGRGTVVTGRIERGIVKVGEEVEIVGIKDTAKTTVTGIEMFRKLLDQGEAGDNVGALLRGIKKEEVERGQVLAKPGSITPHTEFKGEIYVLTKE